Genomic DNA from Etheostoma cragini isolate CJK2018 chromosome 7, CSU_Ecrag_1.0, whole genome shotgun sequence:
GTATAACTATCGTCTATAATGAGGGCTTGTGCCAAAACCTGTGAAAAGATATTATAATAACAATTACTGATAAAAAGTGCAATTGATCATTTGCAATGCTTTATTTAAAGGGAGAGTTGTACGATATCAAAACTCACACAGACCCTCCGTTTGAGGCCCAGCCTTTCACCCTGCCTGAGCAGCTGGGCTACATGTTGTCAGTGGGCCTGTCTGAATTCACTCTGAACTCTGCCTCTTATGGACTCTACTCAGCTGGATGGCTCAAGGCCCTAATCACCGACAGAATGGTAAGTGCACCTGAAACTCAAGCGTTGATCACTTTCTGCCCTAAAACTATGTCTGTGTTTAAGAaatgttgtttcattttctcagatACCTTCACAATTCCCTGTGCGCCTGAATACCAGCTCAATGGGGCCTTACATTCCTCAGGTACGTGTCAGTCTGTATCAACACATAACAACACATAGCAACCCTGACAGGTTTTATTAACTCACAGTATAAATAGCTTTATGTCAGTCAGCATTCACCCATTGTCACAGATCGTGATTAACCTAGTGTTCTTTCTTGAAAATCTAGCTTCTATAGGGagtaaatgtgattaaaaaaaatgcagggcACACTGGATAATGTAGGTATGATTACTTAACAATTGAGGTCCTGTTTGCATTATATTATACTTATATCAACATTTATCAACTGACTAGGTGAAAAAGTTGCTGTAATGCCAAAGCCATCAAGAACACCACAACTCTGCTAAACCTGCACTTATATTTAGTATTGAGAAAGCAGCACTGCTTCTGAAATGTATTATCATACCTCTAAAACAGATTtataacacatttacattcaagGAATTGTTATATTATGTAAAAAGCATATACAATCTCAATTATATGCAGTGATCAAAAATTACAGTGGGTCTTTAAACACTGTCACTCACACTTTTACGTGCCATATTCCTCTTAATCTTGACCTAAGTTACTGATTACTTGCACTTAAACCGACGTGTTCCTTCCCTACCAGTCTACTTTACAACCAGCGCTCAAATAAGGATGTCCCATTGACACAAAGATACAGTGTCTGGGACAACAACCACACATTAGAGAAActcataacaaattaaattatttcctGCATGTTTCAtggaatacatattttaatcattatCAAAGACTGTGATGTAGAGAAGGCAGTCAcccagaaaagtgtttttgctgAACCTTATTATGTCACAGTGACgttgacattttgacttttttaatattaaattgCACAGAGGAATAAAATATCATTGAGCTTGGTCTACAAATAGTCGGCCCGGTCGGGATCCAAATCGTGGCTGCACATAgaccaagtaaaaaaaatgaaactacatttttagtttacatgtgtctattttaaatgatttactCTGTACTATTCATGAAAACATGTTCTTAAGTTGTCATAATATTACAGAACCGAATGTTTACCAATCCCCTTTTTCATACTGCAGCTTCCCAAGATGTTTCCAGGTCTGCTTATGAATCTGCACGTTTATGCTAGAGAGTTGCCAATGTTTTCCTTCCATCCCAGTGTTGTTAAACTGGGCTTCCCGAGCGTTGTTAAAGCTTTCGCCATCCAGCCAAACGGTACCCAGACCCCACTGTTCAAACTCAATGTTGTGAGTACTTTTGTGTTCTCAATATGcaagtgtctttgtttttactatgtatgtcaaaaatgcaacaaagtaGTTATACTGGatattaaataagtaaataagcACCTTGTAGGAGCCTAGGATGGTGTTATCTTTGGGCCGAAATCCTAAGCGCACTTTGATATGTCTTGAGCACAGAACATATTTTTTGCAAGCACATCCATCGTGTTTTGTAGAGACATTTTTCTCAAAGAATCATTTCATTTGAGCAAACACACTTCTATACAAAAGGAATGCatgcaggtgtttgtgtgttctggACAACAAGTCACTTCATTGTAATGGTGATGTCATTATGCAGTCATTAAGTAGCAGTGCACTACCCcgtacaaataaaatataaataaataatataataaataatatttccTGGCTCCAGTTCTCAAATGGGAGATTTCTGACATGTCATGGACTAAACAATGAATGGATCAACTAGGAAAAACAACTGACAGTTTAATGATAATTAAACTAATGATTGGTTGCAGCAGTGATTTAAACCTCTTTCTTTCAGGACTCCGAATTCAGTGGTAAAGTGTGGATTGTTGGTGGAAAACTGAATGGATCCATGTCATTGGATAAGTGAGCATcaccacattttaaaaaacgCATCTGTGCACGAGTTTCCAAACTCAAAGTTTAAGTAATAATGATTTTTCCTTCTTATGAACAGTTATACACTGACGCTGGTGGCGAGTGAAGTGGGACCTTTTAAGGTGCATAACTTAATCACATTATATGTTGTCTGCCTTATGTGTGCACAAACTGAGGAGTATCAAACGCTGACTGTATGGAATCACGTTTTTCTTTGTAGACTGATACTTTAGAACGCTGTACAAGGCTGGGAATGATGATGGCCTTGTTAAAACTGAATGGTGAGTCACagttacatgtttttgtgttcaaATTTCTGAGAGCATGACATGAAAGATTAGTTGCTCCGCTCCAATTATCACTATGGCTCCATAAAAAATtattactttgttatttttctttttcttttgctcaaGGACATTTGTACAGAAATTGGCAGTGTAGGCTTGTTTTATTATTCCACTCTTCTAGGAACTAAATGCTTATAATGTTTAGCACAGAGGAATACAACACATTTTGATCTTTAGAATATTCCCATACAATACTAATCTAACATACTAATCAACATAATGTATATTGTGTGCTCCACATTGTCcttgttttgacatttacttTTCTGTTTCAGAGGCACTGGACAAAGGTGTTGATTTACCCAGAATGAGACACGCACAGCTGGTTAACACAGTTCTGAGTGTGGAAGAGGTCAGTGTTAGGGAAAATATTACATAATAGTAGttattatgtaatatattttattttatagttagTGCAGAAAGTGTTGTTGGGCTGATCATTGTCTTCATTCCTAACAGGGATTTATAGCCGTCTCTTCAGATGCTCAGGTGCTGACAGACAGAGGTTTCAACTGACAAACATCGAAACTTTAAACAAGTAAACAACTTGGATTTGTCTACATCTACAGCCTTATAAAGTGGTATTCAGCCTCAAATCTGATCATTTTTAACACAACGTactaacattaaatatattattgaaAGTGCATTCCGactgttttaatgtaaaaaattaaacatagcTAATTAAATGGGTTGAAAATCttatgcatactgtatataagttGTATTAGATAGAGAAAAAGTGTACATTTGATTTTAAAGCCAATTTTATATGATTTGTATTACgttattttctctttcaaagACCGCTCATGACTTAAGGTTTTGTTTGTCTAAAAAATTAGACAACTATTGTCTGTTACAGCATGCTGTAAGAACAGGGCCATTGTTCATACTACCACCAGAGGGCACCGCATTGGAAatatacagacattttttagaAATATAGGGTTAGGATTCTTTGGTACTGGATGGGAGAATAATTCAAATGTTATGCAATCTTTGATCCCCAGGAATAGGAATATCTTCTTTTATcggcatttttcatttaagaaCCAATTTAGTGGCATTGtgaaataaatgatgaatttgtttttgtcttatgCATATCTTACAGCATGGTAGACTCATCAATAACTGCCAGGAGCCAGTTACCTGCTACATTATATAAATGCTTTGGAGAAATATTACCAATTAAACATCATTCCTCTAGTTGCACACTGGACAGGTTGATTAAAAAGGGTCCACGTTTTTAGGTTTGGGAAATACCTCCAGAGTTCAAGAggaagttttacattttacaaaacaacataACCACCAAGTTCATGAAACAATGACATctctttattttgaaacttttcATTCTGCTATATGTTCACATTCTTGGAATGTAACCaccaaaatattaatttaagaCTATTTACAGCCCCTGTTCCTAAAATGTTCCCCatagaaaaacacaacttttcaGTCATAAAAAGAGACAATTAGGATACGGACTGTCCGATGGATCGGTTAGGCAGCAGACCGAACATAAACGGAGTGATATTTAGCTAAACAGAAGTTAAATTAGGAgaaagcttttaaaatgaaGCAGGTGTGACTACGAGATCTATTTAACGGAGTCAATCATGGAGCATCTTCTGACGCGTGATGCTGAGCTCCATGAACAGATGCTGTAAAGAAGCTGTCGCTGTAACCCAAACCCTATTGATGTAAACTTCAGTTTTCAGACCGGTTCTTATTCAAATGtcaagaaagaagaagggaagaaCAAAGAGTTACAAAGTTATGGAAATGTAGCATAGAAATACCATGAGCTAACAGATTTTCAAGTCAATTTACCAGCCTTTGTCAATGTTCACtaatatactataaataaaaccatCTTTAGACAGTATGAAAATAGAGCACACAGAGTGGATTTGTTCATAATCAGTGTTTAGGGGTATTAcatctgtagttttttttaatcttaacgTTATGTTGGCCCACCGATTCTGAACATAACCCTGCGGAGCTCCTCCTGTAACACTGGTGAACGTTCACAACACATCAAAAAGCTGGTCAGCTGCCTACATGTTGCACAGTACTCACTTATTTTGCAGCGCGACACTGTAAGGACTTCCTGCCTTTTAAGTGTATTTATGTACACATGCTGAAAATAAGTTAATATTCATGTTTGCACATTATTATATTGTAACACTTCACTTTACAGCACATGGTTTGAGAAAATActaacaaaggcaagagacttTAAGAAATCAAGTCATTTGAACCCAGCAGAAGACCAGAACATCTGAAGACCAGTCCACCATGCTGGTAGACTCCCACCAGAAGGAACACAGTCTAATGTAATTTGGACAAATACAATTTGCAACAGCACCGtgtaactacacacacaaactggctTTCCTGTATTGCAACTTCACCTGAACTGATTCTTCTGAGCTGCACCAGTTTTTACTACTAACCAATCACACTGCAGCTCGCAGCAAATCCATCTGCAAGAAAGTCCAGGTGGGGCAAAAACCAACCGACGCAGGGCAGTGGAGACTAGAAAGCTGGAGCTTTGAAATCACAAGGCTACTGAAGCAGCGCTAACTTTGTTGCAGCATGTTGGCATGGcgattttcttctctctctctttttttttttttaaatataaatattttagtcCGTTCTGCTGTACAAATCAAGGTTAGCTAATCCTAGAAAAGATTTGTGGAAAAGTGACTTCATATTGGGATTCTGATTTAGACTTCAAACCTGCTTGCAAGGAtatggaaacaaaaagagatgaaaagttCACgatgaaagggagaaagaagaaaTTAATGAGATGTAAAGGCACagtgtatattaaaaaaaaagaaaaaaaagaaaaaaagagctttaaCATCACAAGATTGAGTCTTATGAGCTTCAAGTGCAATCAAATTcaagccagtttttttttctttttttaaactgtcatcaGCTCAACGTTCCCCGCCACTACCTGCAGCAAACTTGTTGATGTAGACTACCGAGGAGGGAACACATTCAAACGAATATAGGGCCAAAGGATAGGGCTGTGGTTATCAGGGTTTGCTGGCAGATAAGGTGAGAGGACGTCTGAGAGGTCCATCGGTTTGTTACGGTGGAGAAATCAGCGGGGGAAGGCCGGGATCATTTGTCTGCAACAGCGGCTGCCATCGGAGCACGTATAGTACCACGAGCGGTGGCCGCCAACTCCTCGATCTCTGTGTTTAATCGTCTGATAACCCACTCCATTGCCTCCCGACCCTGAGACACACAGATGGAAGAACATTCGAAACAATGCGTAGCAAAcatgtttaggaaaagatcatagTAAGGGGAATCGAGAGCTTCACCTTCCCGGCGTTGACAGAGATGGTCTTGGCCATGAGACCTTCGAGGTAGCTGCTCAGACTGATCCCTTTCACACTGATCAGAGCCTCTTGTGTCAGCACCGTTCTGAACACACAGTCATACAAAAGGTCTCAGTTAATCCAATGTTAAATCTGtttgaaacatttaataattttccaaataaaactaccaaacatTTTTGAAGACAAAAGCCATCGATCATTTCAGTTAATAAACTTGAAACGATACACGTTAAGgacaaaaccagaaaaaaataaatattgacaaTAATCATAGTAAACATTACAAGTGACATTTGACGTTTATAAAAGAAAATCGGAGTCATTTACTTCTCAGGATCCTGTGGATGTGGCTTGTACGTCAACTTCTCGTCCACAGATACCAGGTTAGTGAAGGAGATCTGGGTAGACAAAATAAAGCGTGCGTCGGTCTTTGTCTCGGACTTAAAATATTTCCATTGTCTACAGGCGTTTCAGTAAATGTAACAGCAGCTGCAGTGAGAACAGAGCCATAAAGCCCCAGACAATGAGCCTCTTGCTTGTACATCCATGATCACACTAAAAGATGGTGGTTATCAACGTGGTGAATCAAGCCAGGGTTTTCTAATCGAGCCATTGGCCTGTTCGCATAAAAAGGGGAAGGGTACTGGCAGAAGAGCTAAGAGCAAAGTGAATTTCCTCATTGTGGGATTAATACAAGGATTTTTAATCTTGAAAAACTATAATGttagacaaacacaaagaagtTAAACACACCACCCAGTAGTTGCAGTTGCCAAATGCAAATGAAAGCCAGCTGACacagtttaatgtttaaatgaacAGTCTTGTAATATCACTGACTGCAGAATGGAATGTAGCAACATGCACTGCTCTAAATTGAAGTGTGTTGGATGCAGTTAcatgcatgggggggggggggggggggggggtgctcaTGCCCTTTCTGTCCTAAGTTGTCTCAGTAAGGGcattattttgaacacacacacacgcaaaaacgCAGGAAGAGAATTCACTGGTCAGGCAGTACTTTATGCGGGTTGATGCGTTGTCTCAAACATAATCCGTTTTTCAGTAAAAGTTAACAGGTTTATCTCGGTAAAAAGTTAAACAGCGTCATAAAGACAGAAAATCCAGGGTTGACCCTGAAGTTACCTCACCAACCCCAAATGCTGCTTAGTAGCAGAGGCCCCCAGGTCACGTGTATGTAAAGAAAGCCcacaagtcaaacttttgtcaTAGAAATTTGTAGTGTAGGTAAATGGATTTCTAAATAAGCAATTCACCAAACTATTACATTGTCAcaaacaacatgacatcaaacAAACTTTTAAGAACAATCCGGAAGTAAAAAGTCAGAAGGCTGGTATGTGAATGGCTACTTCATGATAATCAGGTGATGTCGCTGACTGGGGAAACAACTACAGCATAAGAGGACTTTATCCATGGACTGTTTTACCAGATTTAAAAGCTCCACTAGAAACACTACCTAAAAAAGTCCACAGATACCCAACCCTACATGATAAAAATGAGTCCATGTCTTTGATAATTAACGCGGAAAATATTATTTAAGTTCTTAAAAATGTGAACAGTGCTGCTGTCGGACAGCTTCATTTGTAAGTGTGTTGCCGGAGAGGTAAGCAAGAAACAGCAGCTTACCTTCATTGTGATTACGTCAGAAGCTTATGGTTTAGTTCTGTTTTCCTGTGTCAAGTTTATAACTAGCGTTACAGTTCGTTTTGCTGCTGAACGCAGACGATGATATCGGCTACAGTGTAATTACTGCACGCATGGAAAGGTTTATAAGCAGCCTCACTAACCTAAAAGTAAATCCTTTAAGAAAACCCTTTTACATAAATACACtactgtttttgtctgtgtatctgttttctgttatacTAAATACTTGCACTTATACAACTGTACATAAGATGGAGTATCACCTTGCATCACTTCAGCAGTTCTTACGGAAGGTGTATGTATTAAGAATGCTTCCTGTCAACACTACTTACATTTGTAGATTTTAGCTCAAAGCTCTTCTCTTTGGGGTCCACCACTGAATGTTCCTGAACATAAGTGCACGTTCTTGTTACCCCAATGATCTGTAAGAGAAAG
This window encodes:
- the LOC117948267 gene encoding PRELI domain containing protein 3B-like, which codes for MKIWTSEHIFDHPWETVTKAAMQKYPNPMNPGVFGVDVLDRSVDTEGRLHSTRLLSTEWGLPSMAKSIIGVTRTCTYVQEHSVVDPKEKSFELKSTNISFTNLVSVDEKLTYKPHPQDPEKTVLTQEALISVKGISLSSYLEGLMAKTISVNAGKGREAMEWVIRRLNTEIEELAATARGTIRAPMAAAVADK